The Oncorhynchus tshawytscha isolate Ot180627B linkage group LG05, Otsh_v2.0, whole genome shotgun sequence genome includes a window with the following:
- the LOC112250871 gene encoding transcription factor E2-alpha isoform X1 codes for MNEQQQQRMTAVGTQDKELNDLLDFSAMFAPPVANGKNRPTTLASSQFGGSALDERNGSGSWGPGEQNSPPFNQGRGYGDGSHYNEHEGLSSPFLSSGIGGKNERIPYSSFGGQPGFLPSDIVMPSPDAMSPSGLKSTSQFYPGSYPNNPRRRPPDGQLDTQPKKIRKPPGLPSSVYASSSGDEYARDNGGYPGTKPGSVYPGSFYMQGNYLQEGLHPSSDPWASSGPLGQSGYSAMLGNSPHIGQPGSFSAINPQDRMVRTAPQYKRQPLPLSPQNYPLHGSEVNGSLPPSFHSGSGSYNHTPSINGADGIMANRGATAGSSGDEIGKALASIYPSDHNSNNFSSTPSTPVGSPQGIAGAASQWPRPSGQSALSPNYEGQLHALQNKMEDRLEEAIHVLRSHAVQGPPGLGGGAHSDMHSLLSAVSSVHNGGLGGLSQAFSNAGLALSNRHPAMGGNHHEEPTGLPPSSTLLHGHHASGPPQSTGQSDGFTSLPGSVARSTHSSSGSDIKREDKEDEENSSIADKSEDEKKETKRIRARKEALTLQILSGLSGLSDPGDDPEDEDDEDLPPEVKVEREKERRVANNARERLRVRDINEAFKELGRMCQLHLSNDKPQTKLLILHQAVNVILNLEQQVRERNLNPKAACLKRREEEKVSGVVGDSPMQLSGGHPGMGGDGHNPVSHM; via the exons ctctgGATGAGCGCAATGGCTCTGGATCCTGGGGCCCAGGAGAACAAAACAGCCCCCCCTTCAACCAGGGAAGG GGCTACGGAGATGGCTCCCACTACAATGAGCACGAGGGCCTGTCATCCCCCTTCCTCAGCTCAGGAATCGGAG GTAAAAATGAGAGGATACCATACTCTTCCTTTGGTGGCCAG CCCGGCTTCCTGCCCAGTGACATCGTCATGCCCAGTCCAGATGCCATGTCCCCCTCTGGGCTAAAGTCTACCTCTCAGTTCTACCCCGGATCATACCCCAACAACCCCAGGAGGAGGCCTCCTGATGGCCAGCTAG acaCCCAACCCAAGAAGATCCGCAAGCCCCCTGGCCTGCCGTCCTCG GTGTATGCCTCTTCCTCTGGGGATGAATATGCACGTGACAACGGAGGATATCCTGGCACCAAACCTGGCTCTGTCTACCCAGGCTCTTTCTACATGCAAGGTAACTACTTGCAAG aggGCCTCCACCCCTCTTCTGACCCCTGGGCCTCCTCAGGACCTCTGGGTCAGTCTGGCTACTCTGCCATGCTGGGGAACTCCCCCCACATTGGCCAGCCAGGCTCCTTCTCTGCCATCAACCCACAGGACAGGATGGTGAGGACAGCCCCTCAATAT AAGCGTCAACCCCTACCTCTGTCCCCACAGAACTACCCTCTCCATGGCAGTGAGGTGAACGGCAGCCTCCCACCCAGCTTCCACTCTGGCTCTGGGAGCTACAACCACACGCCCTCCATTAACGGAGCAGACGGCATCATGG CCAACAGAGGCGCCACTGCAGGGAGCTCAGGGGATGAGATTGGGAAGGCTCTTGCATCG ATCTACCCCTCGGACCACAACAGTAACAACTTCTCCTCCACACCCTCCACCCCAGTGGGCTCGCCCCAGGGAATTGCAG GAGCTGCATCTCAATGGCCAAGACCTTCAGGGCAGTCTGCCCTGTCACCCAACTACGAAGGGCAACTGCACGCCCTG CAGAACAAAATGGAGGACCGTCTGGAAGAGGCCATCCACGTGCTGCGTAGCCACGCTGTCCAGGGCCCGCCCGGCTTGGGGGGAGGAGCTCACTCTGACATGCACAGCCTGCTGAGCGCTGTGTCGTCTGTGCACAACGGTGGCCTGGGAGGCCTCTCTCAGGCCTTCTCCAACGCTGGCCTGGCCCTCAGCAACAGACACCCTGCCATG GGAGGAAACCATCACGAGGAGCCCACAGGCCTTCCTCCCAGCAGTACCCTGCTGCACGGTCACCACGCCTCCGGACCCCCTCAGTCCACTGGACAATCTGACGGCTTCACCA GTCTGCCAGGAAGCGTGGCCCGCTCCACACACTCGTCCAGCGGCTCGGACATCaagagagaggacaaggaggaCGAAGAGAACTCCTCCATTGCTGACAAGTCTGAGGACGAGAAGAAGGAAACCAAACGCATCAGAGCAAG AAAGGAGGCGCTGACCCTCCAAATCCTCTCTGGCCTCTCAGGCCTGTCAGACCCGGGAGATGA TCCAGAGGATGAGGATGACGAGGACCTTCCTCCTGAGGTAAAGGTAGAGCGTGAGAAAGAGCGGCGAGTGGCCAACAACGCCCGCGAGCGGCTGCGAGTGCGAGACATCAACGAGGCTTTCAAGGAGCTGGGCCGCATGTGCCAGCTGCACCTCAGCAACGACAAACCTCAGACCAAGCTGCTCATCCTGCATCAAGCCGTCAACGTCATTCTCAACCTGGAGCAGCAAGTCCGAG AACGTAACCTGAACCCTAAAGCAGCGTGTCTGAAGCggcgggaggaggagaaggtgtcTGGAGTGGTGGGTGACTCCCCCATGCAGCTCTCGGGAGGCCACCCCGGCATGGGGGGAGACGGCCATAACCCAGTCAGTCATATGTAA
- the LOC112250871 gene encoding transcription factor E2-alpha isoform X4: protein MNEQQQQRMTAVGTQDKELNDLLDFSAMFAPPVANGKNRPTTLASSQFGGSALDERNGSGSWGPGEQNSPPFNQGRGYGDGSHYNEHEGLSSPFLSSGIGGKNERIPYSSFGGQPGFLPSDIVMPSPDAMSPSGLKSTSQFYPGSYPNNPRRRPPDGQLDTQPKKIRKPPGLPSSVYASSSGDEYARDNGGYPGTKPGSVYPGSFYMQGNYLQEGLHPSSDPWASSGPLGQSGYSAMLGNSPHIGQPGSFSAINPQDRMKRQPLPLSPQNYPLHGSEVNGSLPPSFHSGSGSYNHTPSINGADGIMANRGATAGSSGDEIGKALASIYPSDHNSNNFSSTPSTPVGSPQGIAGAASQWPRPSGQSALSPNYEGQLHALQNKMEDRLEEAIHVLRSHAVQGPPGLGGGAHSDMHSLLSAVSSVHNGGLGGLSQAFSNAGLALSNRHPAMGGNHHEEPTGLPPSSTLLHGHHASGPPQSTGQSDGFTSLPGSVARSTHSSSGSDIKREDKEDEENSSIADKSEDEKKETKRIRARKEALTLQILSGLSGLSDPGDDPEDEDDEDLPPEVKVEREKERRVANNARERLRVRDINEAFKELGRMCQLHLSNDKPQTKLLILHQAVNVILNLEQQVRERNLNPKAACLKRREEEKVSGVVGDSPMQLSGGHPGMGGDGHNPVSHM from the exons ctctgGATGAGCGCAATGGCTCTGGATCCTGGGGCCCAGGAGAACAAAACAGCCCCCCCTTCAACCAGGGAAGG GGCTACGGAGATGGCTCCCACTACAATGAGCACGAGGGCCTGTCATCCCCCTTCCTCAGCTCAGGAATCGGAG GTAAAAATGAGAGGATACCATACTCTTCCTTTGGTGGCCAG CCCGGCTTCCTGCCCAGTGACATCGTCATGCCCAGTCCAGATGCCATGTCCCCCTCTGGGCTAAAGTCTACCTCTCAGTTCTACCCCGGATCATACCCCAACAACCCCAGGAGGAGGCCTCCTGATGGCCAGCTAG acaCCCAACCCAAGAAGATCCGCAAGCCCCCTGGCCTGCCGTCCTCG GTGTATGCCTCTTCCTCTGGGGATGAATATGCACGTGACAACGGAGGATATCCTGGCACCAAACCTGGCTCTGTCTACCCAGGCTCTTTCTACATGCAAGGTAACTACTTGCAAG aggGCCTCCACCCCTCTTCTGACCCCTGGGCCTCCTCAGGACCTCTGGGTCAGTCTGGCTACTCTGCCATGCTGGGGAACTCCCCCCACATTGGCCAGCCAGGCTCCTTCTCTGCCATCAACCCACAGGACAGGATG AAGCGTCAACCCCTACCTCTGTCCCCACAGAACTACCCTCTCCATGGCAGTGAGGTGAACGGCAGCCTCCCACCCAGCTTCCACTCTGGCTCTGGGAGCTACAACCACACGCCCTCCATTAACGGAGCAGACGGCATCATGG CCAACAGAGGCGCCACTGCAGGGAGCTCAGGGGATGAGATTGGGAAGGCTCTTGCATCG ATCTACCCCTCGGACCACAACAGTAACAACTTCTCCTCCACACCCTCCACCCCAGTGGGCTCGCCCCAGGGAATTGCAG GAGCTGCATCTCAATGGCCAAGACCTTCAGGGCAGTCTGCCCTGTCACCCAACTACGAAGGGCAACTGCACGCCCTG CAGAACAAAATGGAGGACCGTCTGGAAGAGGCCATCCACGTGCTGCGTAGCCACGCTGTCCAGGGCCCGCCCGGCTTGGGGGGAGGAGCTCACTCTGACATGCACAGCCTGCTGAGCGCTGTGTCGTCTGTGCACAACGGTGGCCTGGGAGGCCTCTCTCAGGCCTTCTCCAACGCTGGCCTGGCCCTCAGCAACAGACACCCTGCCATG GGAGGAAACCATCACGAGGAGCCCACAGGCCTTCCTCCCAGCAGTACCCTGCTGCACGGTCACCACGCCTCCGGACCCCCTCAGTCCACTGGACAATCTGACGGCTTCACCA GTCTGCCAGGAAGCGTGGCCCGCTCCACACACTCGTCCAGCGGCTCGGACATCaagagagaggacaaggaggaCGAAGAGAACTCCTCCATTGCTGACAAGTCTGAGGACGAGAAGAAGGAAACCAAACGCATCAGAGCAAG AAAGGAGGCGCTGACCCTCCAAATCCTCTCTGGCCTCTCAGGCCTGTCAGACCCGGGAGATGA TCCAGAGGATGAGGATGACGAGGACCTTCCTCCTGAGGTAAAGGTAGAGCGTGAGAAAGAGCGGCGAGTGGCCAACAACGCCCGCGAGCGGCTGCGAGTGCGAGACATCAACGAGGCTTTCAAGGAGCTGGGCCGCATGTGCCAGCTGCACCTCAGCAACGACAAACCTCAGACCAAGCTGCTCATCCTGCATCAAGCCGTCAACGTCATTCTCAACCTGGAGCAGCAAGTCCGAG AACGTAACCTGAACCCTAAAGCAGCGTGTCTGAAGCggcgggaggaggagaaggtgtcTGGAGTGGTGGGTGACTCCCCCATGCAGCTCTCGGGAGGCCACCCCGGCATGGGGGGAGACGGCCATAACCCAGTCAGTCATATGTAA
- the LOC112250871 gene encoding transcription factor E2-alpha isoform X6, giving the protein MNEQQQQRMTAVGTQDKELNDLLDFSAMFAPPVANGKNRPTTLASSQFGGSALDERNGSGSWGPGEQNSPPFNQGRGYGDGSHYNEHEGLSSPFLSSGIGGKNERIPYSSFGGQPGFLPSDIVMPSPDAMSPSGLKSTSQFYPGSYPNNPRRRPPDGQLDTQPKKIRKPPGLPSSVYASSSGDEYARDNGGYPGTKPGSVYPGSFYMQEGLHPSSDPWASSGPLGQSGYSAMLGNSPHIGQPGSFSAINPQDRMKRQPLPLSPQNYPLHGSEVNGSLPPSFHSGSGSYNHTPSINGADGIMANRGATAGSSGDEIGKALASIYPSDHNSNNFSSTPSTPVGSPQGIAGAASQWPRPSGQSALSPNYEGQLHALQNKMEDRLEEAIHVLRSHAVQGPPGLGGGAHSDMHSLLSAVSSVHNGGLGGLSQAFSNAGLALSNRHPAMGGNHHEEPTGLPPSSTLLHGHHASGPPQSTGQSDGFTSLPGSVARSTHSSSGSDIKREDKEDEENSSIADKSEDEKKETKRIRARKEALTLQILSGLSGLSDPGDDPEDEDDEDLPPEVKVEREKERRVANNARERLRVRDINEAFKELGRMCQLHLSNDKPQTKLLILHQAVNVILNLEQQVRERNLNPKAACLKRREEEKVSGVVGDSPMQLSGGHPGMGGDGHNPVSHM; this is encoded by the exons ctctgGATGAGCGCAATGGCTCTGGATCCTGGGGCCCAGGAGAACAAAACAGCCCCCCCTTCAACCAGGGAAGG GGCTACGGAGATGGCTCCCACTACAATGAGCACGAGGGCCTGTCATCCCCCTTCCTCAGCTCAGGAATCGGAG GTAAAAATGAGAGGATACCATACTCTTCCTTTGGTGGCCAG CCCGGCTTCCTGCCCAGTGACATCGTCATGCCCAGTCCAGATGCCATGTCCCCCTCTGGGCTAAAGTCTACCTCTCAGTTCTACCCCGGATCATACCCCAACAACCCCAGGAGGAGGCCTCCTGATGGCCAGCTAG acaCCCAACCCAAGAAGATCCGCAAGCCCCCTGGCCTGCCGTCCTCG GTGTATGCCTCTTCCTCTGGGGATGAATATGCACGTGACAACGGAGGATATCCTGGCACCAAACCTGGCTCTGTCTACCCAGGCTCTTTCTACATGCAAG aggGCCTCCACCCCTCTTCTGACCCCTGGGCCTCCTCAGGACCTCTGGGTCAGTCTGGCTACTCTGCCATGCTGGGGAACTCCCCCCACATTGGCCAGCCAGGCTCCTTCTCTGCCATCAACCCACAGGACAGGATG AAGCGTCAACCCCTACCTCTGTCCCCACAGAACTACCCTCTCCATGGCAGTGAGGTGAACGGCAGCCTCCCACCCAGCTTCCACTCTGGCTCTGGGAGCTACAACCACACGCCCTCCATTAACGGAGCAGACGGCATCATGG CCAACAGAGGCGCCACTGCAGGGAGCTCAGGGGATGAGATTGGGAAGGCTCTTGCATCG ATCTACCCCTCGGACCACAACAGTAACAACTTCTCCTCCACACCCTCCACCCCAGTGGGCTCGCCCCAGGGAATTGCAG GAGCTGCATCTCAATGGCCAAGACCTTCAGGGCAGTCTGCCCTGTCACCCAACTACGAAGGGCAACTGCACGCCCTG CAGAACAAAATGGAGGACCGTCTGGAAGAGGCCATCCACGTGCTGCGTAGCCACGCTGTCCAGGGCCCGCCCGGCTTGGGGGGAGGAGCTCACTCTGACATGCACAGCCTGCTGAGCGCTGTGTCGTCTGTGCACAACGGTGGCCTGGGAGGCCTCTCTCAGGCCTTCTCCAACGCTGGCCTGGCCCTCAGCAACAGACACCCTGCCATG GGAGGAAACCATCACGAGGAGCCCACAGGCCTTCCTCCCAGCAGTACCCTGCTGCACGGTCACCACGCCTCCGGACCCCCTCAGTCCACTGGACAATCTGACGGCTTCACCA GTCTGCCAGGAAGCGTGGCCCGCTCCACACACTCGTCCAGCGGCTCGGACATCaagagagaggacaaggaggaCGAAGAGAACTCCTCCATTGCTGACAAGTCTGAGGACGAGAAGAAGGAAACCAAACGCATCAGAGCAAG AAAGGAGGCGCTGACCCTCCAAATCCTCTCTGGCCTCTCAGGCCTGTCAGACCCGGGAGATGA TCCAGAGGATGAGGATGACGAGGACCTTCCTCCTGAGGTAAAGGTAGAGCGTGAGAAAGAGCGGCGAGTGGCCAACAACGCCCGCGAGCGGCTGCGAGTGCGAGACATCAACGAGGCTTTCAAGGAGCTGGGCCGCATGTGCCAGCTGCACCTCAGCAACGACAAACCTCAGACCAAGCTGCTCATCCTGCATCAAGCCGTCAACGTCATTCTCAACCTGGAGCAGCAAGTCCGAG AACGTAACCTGAACCCTAAAGCAGCGTGTCTGAAGCggcgggaggaggagaaggtgtcTGGAGTGGTGGGTGACTCCCCCATGCAGCTCTCGGGAGGCCACCCCGGCATGGGGGGAGACGGCCATAACCCAGTCAGTCATATGTAA
- the LOC112250871 gene encoding transcription factor E2-alpha isoform X5 encodes MNEQQQQRMTAVGTQDKELNDLLDFSAMFAPPVANGKNRPTTLASSQFGGSALDERNGSGSWGPGEQNSPPFNQGRGYGDGSHYNEHEGLSSPFLSSGIGGKNERIPYSSFGGQPGFLPSDIVMPSPDAMSPSGLKSTSQFYPGSYPNNPRRRPPDGQLDTQPKKIRKPPGLPSSVYASSSGDEYARDNGGYPGTKPGSVYPGSFYMQGNYLQEGLHPSSDPWASSGPLGQSGYSAMLGNSPHIGQPGSFSAINPQDRMVRTAPQYNYPLHGSEVNGSLPPSFHSGSGSYNHTPSINGADGIMANRGATAGSSGDEIGKALASIYPSDHNSNNFSSTPSTPVGSPQGIAGAASQWPRPSGQSALSPNYEGQLHALQNKMEDRLEEAIHVLRSHAVQGPPGLGGGAHSDMHSLLSAVSSVHNGGLGGLSQAFSNAGLALSNRHPAMGGNHHEEPTGLPPSSTLLHGHHASGPPQSTGQSDGFTSLPGSVARSTHSSSGSDIKREDKEDEENSSIADKSEDEKKETKRIRARKEALTLQILSGLSGLSDPGDDPEDEDDEDLPPEVKVEREKERRVANNARERLRVRDINEAFKELGRMCQLHLSNDKPQTKLLILHQAVNVILNLEQQVRERNLNPKAACLKRREEEKVSGVVGDSPMQLSGGHPGMGGDGHNPVSHM; translated from the exons ctctgGATGAGCGCAATGGCTCTGGATCCTGGGGCCCAGGAGAACAAAACAGCCCCCCCTTCAACCAGGGAAGG GGCTACGGAGATGGCTCCCACTACAATGAGCACGAGGGCCTGTCATCCCCCTTCCTCAGCTCAGGAATCGGAG GTAAAAATGAGAGGATACCATACTCTTCCTTTGGTGGCCAG CCCGGCTTCCTGCCCAGTGACATCGTCATGCCCAGTCCAGATGCCATGTCCCCCTCTGGGCTAAAGTCTACCTCTCAGTTCTACCCCGGATCATACCCCAACAACCCCAGGAGGAGGCCTCCTGATGGCCAGCTAG acaCCCAACCCAAGAAGATCCGCAAGCCCCCTGGCCTGCCGTCCTCG GTGTATGCCTCTTCCTCTGGGGATGAATATGCACGTGACAACGGAGGATATCCTGGCACCAAACCTGGCTCTGTCTACCCAGGCTCTTTCTACATGCAAGGTAACTACTTGCAAG aggGCCTCCACCCCTCTTCTGACCCCTGGGCCTCCTCAGGACCTCTGGGTCAGTCTGGCTACTCTGCCATGCTGGGGAACTCCCCCCACATTGGCCAGCCAGGCTCCTTCTCTGCCATCAACCCACAGGACAGGATGGTGAGGACAGCCCCTCAATAT AACTACCCTCTCCATGGCAGTGAGGTGAACGGCAGCCTCCCACCCAGCTTCCACTCTGGCTCTGGGAGCTACAACCACACGCCCTCCATTAACGGAGCAGACGGCATCATGG CCAACAGAGGCGCCACTGCAGGGAGCTCAGGGGATGAGATTGGGAAGGCTCTTGCATCG ATCTACCCCTCGGACCACAACAGTAACAACTTCTCCTCCACACCCTCCACCCCAGTGGGCTCGCCCCAGGGAATTGCAG GAGCTGCATCTCAATGGCCAAGACCTTCAGGGCAGTCTGCCCTGTCACCCAACTACGAAGGGCAACTGCACGCCCTG CAGAACAAAATGGAGGACCGTCTGGAAGAGGCCATCCACGTGCTGCGTAGCCACGCTGTCCAGGGCCCGCCCGGCTTGGGGGGAGGAGCTCACTCTGACATGCACAGCCTGCTGAGCGCTGTGTCGTCTGTGCACAACGGTGGCCTGGGAGGCCTCTCTCAGGCCTTCTCCAACGCTGGCCTGGCCCTCAGCAACAGACACCCTGCCATG GGAGGAAACCATCACGAGGAGCCCACAGGCCTTCCTCCCAGCAGTACCCTGCTGCACGGTCACCACGCCTCCGGACCCCCTCAGTCCACTGGACAATCTGACGGCTTCACCA GTCTGCCAGGAAGCGTGGCCCGCTCCACACACTCGTCCAGCGGCTCGGACATCaagagagaggacaaggaggaCGAAGAGAACTCCTCCATTGCTGACAAGTCTGAGGACGAGAAGAAGGAAACCAAACGCATCAGAGCAAG AAAGGAGGCGCTGACCCTCCAAATCCTCTCTGGCCTCTCAGGCCTGTCAGACCCGGGAGATGA TCCAGAGGATGAGGATGACGAGGACCTTCCTCCTGAGGTAAAGGTAGAGCGTGAGAAAGAGCGGCGAGTGGCCAACAACGCCCGCGAGCGGCTGCGAGTGCGAGACATCAACGAGGCTTTCAAGGAGCTGGGCCGCATGTGCCAGCTGCACCTCAGCAACGACAAACCTCAGACCAAGCTGCTCATCCTGCATCAAGCCGTCAACGTCATTCTCAACCTGGAGCAGCAAGTCCGAG AACGTAACCTGAACCCTAAAGCAGCGTGTCTGAAGCggcgggaggaggagaaggtgtcTGGAGTGGTGGGTGACTCCCCCATGCAGCTCTCGGGAGGCCACCCCGGCATGGGGGGAGACGGCCATAACCCAGTCAGTCATATGTAA
- the LOC112250871 gene encoding transcription factor E2-alpha isoform X3 — translation MNEQQQQRMTAVGTQDKELNDLLDFSAMFAPPVANGKNRPTTLASSQFGGSALDERNGSGSWGPGEQNSPPFNQGRGYGDGSHYNEHEGLSSPFLSSGIGGKNERIPYSSFGGQPGFLPSDIVMPSPDAMSPSGLKSTSQFYPGSYPNNPRRRPPDGQLDTQPKKIRKPPGLPSSVYASSSGDEYARDNGGYPGTKPGSVYPGSFYMQEGLHPSSDPWASSGPLGQSGYSAMLGNSPHIGQPGSFSAINPQDRMVRTAPQYKRQPLPLSPQNYPLHGSEVNGSLPPSFHSGSGSYNHTPSINGADGIMANRGATAGSSGDEIGKALASIYPSDHNSNNFSSTPSTPVGSPQGIAGAASQWPRPSGQSALSPNYEGQLHALQNKMEDRLEEAIHVLRSHAVQGPPGLGGGAHSDMHSLLSAVSSVHNGGLGGLSQAFSNAGLALSNRHPAMGGNHHEEPTGLPPSSTLLHGHHASGPPQSTGQSDGFTSLPGSVARSTHSSSGSDIKREDKEDEENSSIADKSEDEKKETKRIRARKEALTLQILSGLSGLSDPGDDPEDEDDEDLPPEVKVEREKERRVANNARERLRVRDINEAFKELGRMCQLHLSNDKPQTKLLILHQAVNVILNLEQQVRERNLNPKAACLKRREEEKVSGVVGDSPMQLSGGHPGMGGDGHNPVSHM, via the exons ctctgGATGAGCGCAATGGCTCTGGATCCTGGGGCCCAGGAGAACAAAACAGCCCCCCCTTCAACCAGGGAAGG GGCTACGGAGATGGCTCCCACTACAATGAGCACGAGGGCCTGTCATCCCCCTTCCTCAGCTCAGGAATCGGAG GTAAAAATGAGAGGATACCATACTCTTCCTTTGGTGGCCAG CCCGGCTTCCTGCCCAGTGACATCGTCATGCCCAGTCCAGATGCCATGTCCCCCTCTGGGCTAAAGTCTACCTCTCAGTTCTACCCCGGATCATACCCCAACAACCCCAGGAGGAGGCCTCCTGATGGCCAGCTAG acaCCCAACCCAAGAAGATCCGCAAGCCCCCTGGCCTGCCGTCCTCG GTGTATGCCTCTTCCTCTGGGGATGAATATGCACGTGACAACGGAGGATATCCTGGCACCAAACCTGGCTCTGTCTACCCAGGCTCTTTCTACATGCAAG aggGCCTCCACCCCTCTTCTGACCCCTGGGCCTCCTCAGGACCTCTGGGTCAGTCTGGCTACTCTGCCATGCTGGGGAACTCCCCCCACATTGGCCAGCCAGGCTCCTTCTCTGCCATCAACCCACAGGACAGGATGGTGAGGACAGCCCCTCAATAT AAGCGTCAACCCCTACCTCTGTCCCCACAGAACTACCCTCTCCATGGCAGTGAGGTGAACGGCAGCCTCCCACCCAGCTTCCACTCTGGCTCTGGGAGCTACAACCACACGCCCTCCATTAACGGAGCAGACGGCATCATGG CCAACAGAGGCGCCACTGCAGGGAGCTCAGGGGATGAGATTGGGAAGGCTCTTGCATCG ATCTACCCCTCGGACCACAACAGTAACAACTTCTCCTCCACACCCTCCACCCCAGTGGGCTCGCCCCAGGGAATTGCAG GAGCTGCATCTCAATGGCCAAGACCTTCAGGGCAGTCTGCCCTGTCACCCAACTACGAAGGGCAACTGCACGCCCTG CAGAACAAAATGGAGGACCGTCTGGAAGAGGCCATCCACGTGCTGCGTAGCCACGCTGTCCAGGGCCCGCCCGGCTTGGGGGGAGGAGCTCACTCTGACATGCACAGCCTGCTGAGCGCTGTGTCGTCTGTGCACAACGGTGGCCTGGGAGGCCTCTCTCAGGCCTTCTCCAACGCTGGCCTGGCCCTCAGCAACAGACACCCTGCCATG GGAGGAAACCATCACGAGGAGCCCACAGGCCTTCCTCCCAGCAGTACCCTGCTGCACGGTCACCACGCCTCCGGACCCCCTCAGTCCACTGGACAATCTGACGGCTTCACCA GTCTGCCAGGAAGCGTGGCCCGCTCCACACACTCGTCCAGCGGCTCGGACATCaagagagaggacaaggaggaCGAAGAGAACTCCTCCATTGCTGACAAGTCTGAGGACGAGAAGAAGGAAACCAAACGCATCAGAGCAAG AAAGGAGGCGCTGACCCTCCAAATCCTCTCTGGCCTCTCAGGCCTGTCAGACCCGGGAGATGA TCCAGAGGATGAGGATGACGAGGACCTTCCTCCTGAGGTAAAGGTAGAGCGTGAGAAAGAGCGGCGAGTGGCCAACAACGCCCGCGAGCGGCTGCGAGTGCGAGACATCAACGAGGCTTTCAAGGAGCTGGGCCGCATGTGCCAGCTGCACCTCAGCAACGACAAACCTCAGACCAAGCTGCTCATCCTGCATCAAGCCGTCAACGTCATTCTCAACCTGGAGCAGCAAGTCCGAG AACGTAACCTGAACCCTAAAGCAGCGTGTCTGAAGCggcgggaggaggagaaggtgtcTGGAGTGGTGGGTGACTCCCCCATGCAGCTCTCGGGAGGCCACCCCGGCATGGGGGGAGACGGCCATAACCCAGTCAGTCATATGTAA